A genomic segment from Spinacia oleracea cultivar Varoflay chromosome 3, BTI_SOV_V1, whole genome shotgun sequence encodes:
- the LOC110779358 gene encoding serine carboxypeptidase-like 49 encodes MLFSAINNQKNLQILTLKVMFFFTNFLFHPPFTQIIRGMIFELNEFVCLNNGSPLLCLSHLFFKTPFVGFFVLRRFFKAHPQYAKNDFYITGESYAGHYIPAFAARVHNGNKAREGLHINLKGFAIDNGLTHPEIQYKAYPDYALDNGIIKQLEHKTISVMVPAYEQVLVAKMHA; translated from the exons ATGTTATTTTCTGCCATTAATAACCAGAAAAACCTTCAAATTCTGACATTAAaggttatgtttttttttacaaaCTTTTTATTCCATCCTCCATTTACACAAATAATTCGTGGGATGATTTTCGAATTGAATGAGTTCGTGTGTTTAAACAACGGTTCTCCTTTACTCTGCCTCTCTCACCTCTTCTTCAAAACCCCGTTCGTAG GGTTCTTCGTTCTTCGGCGTTTCTTCAAGGCGCATCCTCAGTATGCAAAGAATGACTTCTACATCACTGGAGAATCCTACGCTGGGCACTATATCCCTGCTTTTGCTGCTAGAGTTCACAACGGAAACAAGGCTCGAGAAGGACTTCACATAAATCTCAAG GGTTTTGCAATCGATAATGGCCTCACCCATCCAGAAATTCAATACAAAGCATACCCAGATTATGCTCTGGATAACGGGATCATTAAACAGTTAGAACACAAAACCATCAGTGTTATGGTTCCAGCTTACGAACAG GTACTGGTGGCAAAGATGCATGCTTGA